GCGGGGGATCTCCACCCTGGGGGTGTTCGAGGGCTGGGACGCCGCGGGCAAGGGGGGAGCCATCCGGCGCTGCACGGCGGCCCTGGACGCCCGCCGCTACGAGGTGATCCCCTTCGCCGCTCCCAGCGACGAGGAGCGGGCTCACCATTACCTGTGGCGCTTCTGGCGCCACCTCGGCCGCGCCGGCCGCGTCACCTTCTTCGACCGCAGCTGGTACGGCCGGGTGCTGGTGGAACGGGTGGAGGGCTTCACCCACGAGGAGGACTGGATGCGGGCCTATGCGGAGATCAACGACTTCGAGGCCCAGTTGGTGGAGAGCGGCATCGTGCTGGTGAAGTTCTGGCTCCACATCACCCCGGAGGAACAGTACGCCCGTTTCAAGGCCCGCGAGGAGGTGGCCTACAAGCGCTGGAAGCTGACAGACGAGGACTGGCGCAACCGCGAGCGGTGGGCGGACTACGAACTGGCCGTCAATGACATGGTGGAGCGCACCAGTACGGCGCCGGCGCCCTGGACCCTGGTGGAGAGCAACGACAAGCGTTTCGCGCGCATCCGCGTGCTCACGACCCTGTGCGCCAGCCTGGAGAAGGCCCTGGCCGAATAGCGGCGGACCCCGCCTATTCCTCCTGGACCCGGGGCCGGTGGGCAGCCACCAGCTCTTGCTGCACCTTGGGCGGCACCGCCTCGTAATGGCTGAAATCCATCAGGAAGGTACCCTCACCCCCCGTCACCGACTTGAGGCGGGACTGATAAGCCTCGAGTTCCGACAGGGGCACCTGCCCCATCACCCGCACCCGGCCGTTGGCCAGGGCGGTGGTGCCGTTGATACGACCCCGCATGCCGGCGAGATCCCCGGTGATGTCGCCGGTACTCGCCGCCGGGGCGTCGATGCGGATGTTCACGATGGGCTCCATCACCACCGGTCTGGCCTTGGCCACGGCGTCCAGGAAGGCCTTGCGGCCCGCCGCCACGAAGGCCACTTCCTTGGAATCGACGGGATGGTGCTTGCCGTCGTAGACCGTGACCCGCAGATCCTGCATGGGAAAGCCCGCCACGGCGCCCTCCTCCGCCACCTGGCGCACTCCCTTCTCCACCGCGGGGATGAACACTGAAGGGATGGCGCCACCCACCACCGCGTCCTCGAACAGCAGGCCCTGACCCTGTTCCAGGGGCTCTACCCGCAGGTACACCTCGCCGAACTGACCGGCCCCGCCGGTCTGTTTTTTATGGCGCGCGTGGCCGTCCGCCAGTGCGCCGATGGTCTCGCGGTAGGGGATGCTGGGGGGGTGGGTATCGGCATGGATGTTGAAGCGCTCGGCCATCTTCTCCAGCACCACCTTGAGATGCAGCTCGCCCTGGCCCCGGATCACCGTCTCGTTGGCCTGGGCGTTGTGCTCCACCCTGAGACAGGGGTCCTCGTCCGCCAGCTTGTGCAGGGCGTCCGAGAGTCTCTTCTCCTCGCCGTGCTGGTTCACCTCGATGGCCAGGCCGTACATGGGCGCAGGGCAGTCGATGGATTTGAGGTGGAAGTGGTCCTCGTCGTGGGAGTCGTGGAGCACGGCATCGAAGTGCAGGTCGTCCACCTTGGCCACCGCACAGATGTCACCCGGCACACCGATGCTCACCTCCCGGCTGTCCCGTCCCTGCACCTTGAGCAGGTGGCCCACCTTGAAGGGCTTGCGCGCATCCCCCACGAACAGCTGGCTGTTGGGAGTCACCGTCCCCTGGTGGACACGGAACAAACCCGTCTTGCCCATGAAGTTGTCATGGCTGACCCTGAACACATGGGCCACCACGTGGCGTTGGGGATCCGGCACCACGGTGACGGGCCGGGCCTGCTTGCCCTCGCCCTTGAGAAAGGGCGGCGCATTACCCTCGGTGGGATTGGGCATCAGGCGCACCATGATGTTCAGCAGCTCCGCCACGCCGGCGCCGGTGGCGGCGGCGGTGAAGCACACGGGGATCAGGTGGCCGTCCCGCAGGGCCTGCTCGAAGGGATCGTGGAGCTGTTCCGGGCGCAGCTCCTGACCCTGCTCCAGATAGACCTCCATGAGGGCCTCATCCACCTCCACCACCTGGTCGATGATGGCGGTATGGGCCGCCGCCACCGAAGAGAAGTCCGTGGCCTCGCCGCCCGGCTGAAAGAAGCAGTCCAGCACCCGGGCGCCGCCATCGGCGGGCAGGTTGATGGGCAGACATTCGGCCCCGAAGGTCTCCTGCAACCGGGCCAGCAGGCCGGGGATGTCGTTGTCGGCATGGTCTATCTTGTTGATCACCACCATGCGGCACAGATTGCGTTTGGCGGCCATCTCCATCATGCGCTGGGTAGTGATCTCGATGCCGGCATCGGCGTCCACCACCACCAAAACGGTTTCCACCGCCGGCAGTACGCTGACGGCCCGGCCGATGAGATCCGGGGATCCGGGGGTATCCAGAATGTTGATATGGCGACCGTCCGTGTCCAGGCTGACCACGGCGGGCTCGAGGGAATGACCCAACCGCTGCTCGAGGGGATCGTAATCGCACACCGTCGTGCCCTTCTCGACGTTGCCGGGCGCGGGGATAGTGCCCGCCTGGTGCAGCAGGGCCTCCACCAGGGTGGTCTTGCCCGCGCCGCCATAACCCACCAGGGCGATGTTGCGGATATCCTCGGTCCGGTACTGTGGCATCAG
The Gammaproteobacteria bacterium DNA segment above includes these coding regions:
- the fusA gene encoding elongation factor G, coding for MPQYRTEDIRNIALVGYGGAGKTTLVEALLHQAGTIPAPGNVEKGTTVCDYDPLEQRLGHSLEPAVVSLDTDGRHINILDTPGSPDLIGRAVSVLPAVETVLVVVDADAGIEITTQRMMEMAAKRNLCRMVVINKIDHADNDIPGLLARLQETFGAECLPINLPADGGARVLDCFFQPGGEATDFSSVAAAHTAIIDQVVEVDEALMEVYLEQGQELRPEQLHDPFEQALRDGHLIPVCFTAAATGAGVAELLNIMVRLMPNPTEGNAPPFLKGEGKQARPVTVVPDPQRHVVAHVFRVSHDNFMGKTGLFRVHQGTVTPNSQLFVGDARKPFKVGHLLKVQGRDSREVSIGVPGDICAVAKVDDLHFDAVLHDSHDEDHFHLKSIDCPAPMYGLAIEVNQHGEEKRLSDALHKLADEDPCLRVEHNAQANETVIRGQGELHLKVVLEKMAERFNIHADTHPPSIPYRETIGALADGHARHKKQTGGAGQFGEVYLRVEPLEQGQGLLFEDAVVGGAIPSVFIPAVEKGVRQVAEEGAVAGFPMQDLRVTVYDGKHHPVDSKEVAFVAAGRKAFLDAVAKARPVVMEPIVNIRIDAPAASTGDITGDLAGMRGRINGTTALANGRVRVMGQVPLSELEAYQSRLKSVTGGEGTFLMDFSHYEAVPPKVQQELVAAHRPRVQEE